From a single Cyclobacterium marinum DSM 745 genomic region:
- a CDS encoding mandelate racemase/muconate lactonizing enzyme family protein, which yields MTMKPKNNPKFKHLFDLAEKVGKDVKKHQTNNFVKENIPERRSFLQKAALGGLGLGAFMSMPIEDTLAHSMQHVNRNSNPSDLRITDLRIAEVANAPMRCPIIRIDTNQGIYGLGEVRDGASARYALVLKSRILGENPCQVERLFKKIKLFGNHARQAGGVCGIEMALWDLAGKAYNVPIYQMLGGKYRDSIRLYSDTTKSNDPEVFADRLKARKDKGYTFLKMDFGVEMVKDNEGSVVNTRAFEKGKSWDSEYGSYGRTGHPFTGVQITDKGIAEMVEYVAAVRNKVGYDIPLAADHFGHFDYKECIRLGEALEPYRLAWLEDMVPWFYTEKWKQITDAIKTPTLTGEDIFLKEEFIKLIDARAIDMIQPDLASSGGILETKKIGDYAEEKGIPMAMHFAGTPVSFMANIHCAAATENFISLEHHSVDIPWWEDLVKDIPKPLVTDGFAKVPEGPGLGIDLNEDVIKEHLQDGTEYFAPTEEWNTDRSNDRWWS from the coding sequence ATGACAATGAAACCTAAAAACAACCCAAAATTCAAACATCTTTTTGACCTCGCGGAAAAAGTAGGAAAAGATGTTAAAAAGCATCAGACTAACAACTTTGTGAAGGAAAATATTCCTGAACGAAGATCATTTCTTCAAAAGGCGGCCCTGGGAGGGCTGGGGTTAGGCGCATTTATGTCAATGCCTATTGAAGATACTTTAGCTCATTCAATGCAGCATGTCAATAGGAATTCTAATCCATCAGACTTAAGGATTACAGATTTAAGGATTGCAGAAGTGGCCAATGCACCAATGAGATGTCCTATCATCAGAATCGATACCAATCAGGGGATTTATGGTTTGGGCGAAGTTAGAGATGGGGCGAGTGCGAGATATGCTCTTGTTTTGAAAAGTAGAATTCTTGGAGAGAATCCATGCCAAGTAGAACGATTATTTAAAAAAATTAAACTTTTTGGAAACCATGCCAGACAAGCCGGAGGTGTTTGTGGCATAGAAATGGCCTTATGGGATTTGGCAGGTAAAGCTTATAATGTACCTATCTATCAAATGTTGGGTGGAAAATATCGAGATTCTATTCGGCTATATTCCGATACTACCAAGTCCAATGATCCTGAAGTATTTGCAGATAGGTTGAAAGCCCGCAAAGACAAAGGCTATACCTTTCTTAAAATGGATTTTGGTGTGGAGATGGTAAAAGACAATGAGGGATCTGTTGTCAATACCAGGGCCTTTGAAAAAGGCAAATCTTGGGATTCAGAATATGGAAGCTATGGTAGAACCGGACACCCTTTTACAGGAGTTCAAATAACAGATAAAGGGATTGCTGAAATGGTCGAATATGTTGCGGCAGTTAGAAATAAGGTTGGCTATGATATCCCCTTAGCAGCAGATCATTTTGGTCATTTTGATTATAAGGAATGTATCAGGTTGGGAGAGGCATTGGAGCCATATCGTTTGGCTTGGCTTGAAGACATGGTACCTTGGTTTTATACTGAAAAATGGAAACAGATAACGGATGCCATTAAAACGCCAACTTTGACAGGGGAAGATATTTTTCTTAAAGAAGAGTTTATTAAGTTGATTGATGCACGAGCCATAGATATGATCCAACCTGATTTGGCCTCTTCCGGAGGAATTTTGGAAACCAAAAAAATTGGAGATTATGCAGAAGAAAAAGGAATTCCGATGGCCATGCATTTTGCCGGAACTCCCGTTTCCTTTATGGCCAATATTCATTGTGCAGCAGCCACTGAAAACTTCATTTCTCTGGAACACCATTCTGTAGATATTCCATGGTGGGAGGATCTGGTGAAAGATATACCCAAACCACTCGTCACAGATGGCTTTGCTAAAGTGCCGGAAGGTCCCGGTTTGGGAATTGACTTAAATGAGGATGTGATAAAAGAGCACTTACAGGATGGTACTGAGTACTTTGCACCTACAGAAGAATGGAATACTGATCGTTCAAATGACAGGTGGTGGAGTTAA
- a CDS encoding RraA family protein, which translates to MMKKILLVCLVCLSAFNLESFSQQISPSPEQIIALTAEWKGERFPDGRPKVSDEHLERLKAISVEEAWGILRNKGYNNQFENDWVILDDNEVMTGRAVTAQYMPFREDVDNLVKKIGKEEGRAQSGGTNSWPIDGLVEGDVYIADSYGKIANGTLIGDNLGTAIYSNSKRGVIFNGSVRDMDGLSKIEGFNLWIKGHDPSYIQDMMLTTINYPIRIGRATVLPGDAVLANKWGVVFIPAHLVPELVINAEFTALRDQFGHMRLKEKKYTAGEIDSRWSEAIKADFMDWLNKKKDLPMSKEELDAYLEDRNW; encoded by the coding sequence ATGATGAAGAAGATTTTGCTTGTATGCTTGGTATGCTTGTCTGCATTTAATTTGGAAAGTTTTTCCCAGCAGATTTCACCTAGTCCGGAACAAATAATCGCACTTACTGCTGAGTGGAAAGGGGAAAGATTCCCTGATGGTAGACCTAAAGTTTCTGATGAGCACTTGGAACGGTTAAAGGCCATTTCTGTGGAAGAAGCCTGGGGTATATTGAGAAACAAAGGCTATAACAATCAGTTTGAAAATGACTGGGTTATTTTAGACGATAATGAAGTGATGACGGGTAGGGCTGTTACTGCCCAATATATGCCGTTTAGAGAAGATGTTGACAATCTAGTAAAAAAGATTGGAAAAGAGGAAGGCCGTGCTCAGTCCGGAGGAACCAATTCCTGGCCAATCGATGGTTTGGTAGAAGGAGATGTATATATCGCGGATAGTTATGGTAAGATTGCCAACGGTACTTTGATCGGTGATAATCTTGGTACTGCCATTTACTCTAACTCCAAAAGAGGTGTTATTTTCAATGGTTCTGTAAGAGATATGGATGGATTATCTAAAATAGAAGGATTTAATCTTTGGATCAAAGGTCATGATCCTTCTTATATTCAAGATATGATGCTTACTACTATAAATTATCCGATAAGGATTGGTAGGGCCACTGTATTACCTGGAGATGCTGTGTTGGCTAATAAATGGGGTGTGGTTTTTATCCCTGCTCATTTGGTGCCTGAGTTGGTAATCAATGCCGAATTTACCGCTCTTAGAGATCAATTTGGTCACATGCGATTGAAGGAAAAGAAATATACTGCAGGTGAAATTGATAGTAGATGGAGTGAAGCAATTAAAGCTGATTTCATGGATTGGTTGAATAAGAAAAAAGACCTTCCAATGAGCAAAGAAGAGTTGGATGCTTACTTAGAAGATAGAAACTGGTAA
- a CDS encoding PAS domain S-box protein, producing MKKRQLEGVFKKMNHAVAQPKNIEDKFSALLKVILNFTGLEVAEGWIMNIDNSKLNKVITTTNTNKYGDILTFRSSFKEAKFGSRLPGIAWEKGHIIFWENIRRNADIVGINEMKNFGINSAIGIPIHNNKDLVGVITIYTSKKQIQLEQHFPFFESLSNRLGMEIMRLKSENELLTIFELIPNLLFVTDAKGIVVKGNIQASKTFECAENELKGISFRDMIPLAERIKFDDFLFKIEQSRKIDEIDIPILINDQIKWINLTATFLPSESFIYCVGKDISHQKNLEDLIKRTNEIVRIGTWEMILTQNNLYWSPMTKIIHDLDEDYEPDLKNAINFYREGYSRNLIQNKVDLAIKGKINHFDIDTQLITSKGRLIWVRVQAETEWLNGKLFRIYGSIQDIDERKKTEQEIMDAKMRYELASKASTIGVWDWNIEKDTVVWDETMQLLNRRNIGNSSHHYNEWLLGLHPDDRESQNLQIKEALLGKKDYNTQFRIIWPDSEEVRFIKAVAYIVRNNSGKPVRMVGINYDVTEEVAYKSELERVNREREEILESITDGFFSVEKDWKVTYWNNAAESILKMPKERIVGKNLWDIYEDAKELKFYKEFSYSMETRQERRFVEYYPTVDIWLECSAFPKENGLVVYLKNITGRIKQQKKLAEVRLLQEHVINSTEDLIYAIDREFRLIIANNAFNKEMQGLVGKKYELGEIVFDTNDDVIFNYWRDQFSKVLEGEQQFFTYETNNDMGNTKTFQIGMYPIINNDSEEKRITGVACFSRDITDKIKHINAIEKQNKKLKDIAWKQSHIVRAPVARIMGLINLQQDMHYTGKELDEILSYIMASTEELDQIIRDISRSTNEK from the coding sequence GTGAAGAAAAGGCAACTTGAAGGGGTTTTCAAAAAAATGAACCATGCTGTTGCTCAACCAAAAAATATCGAGGATAAATTTTCTGCCCTACTAAAGGTTATATTGAATTTTACAGGTCTTGAAGTTGCTGAGGGTTGGATAATGAACATTGATAACAGTAAGCTTAATAAAGTTATCACTACAACCAATACAAATAAATATGGAGATATACTTACTTTTCGGTCTTCTTTTAAAGAAGCAAAATTTGGTTCACGATTACCTGGAATAGCCTGGGAAAAAGGGCATATTATATTTTGGGAAAATATTAGAAGAAATGCTGATATCGTAGGCATTAATGAAATGAAAAATTTTGGAATAAATTCCGCTATTGGAATTCCAATTCATAATAACAAAGACCTGGTTGGGGTTATCACGATTTATACAAGCAAAAAGCAAATACAACTGGAACAGCATTTTCCATTTTTTGAAAGCCTAAGTAACCGACTTGGAATGGAAATAATGCGCTTAAAAAGTGAAAATGAGCTGCTAACAATATTTGAATTAATACCCAATCTTTTATTTGTAACCGATGCCAAAGGCATAGTTGTCAAAGGAAATATTCAAGCTTCAAAAACCTTTGAATGCGCTGAAAATGAATTAAAAGGCATTTCCTTTCGTGACATGATTCCTTTAGCTGAAAGAATAAAATTTGATGATTTTCTCTTCAAAATTGAACAATCTAGAAAGATAGATGAAATAGATATTCCAATTTTAATTAATGACCAAATAAAATGGATCAACTTAACAGCAACTTTTCTTCCCTCTGAATCTTTTATTTATTGTGTAGGAAAAGATATAAGCCATCAAAAAAACCTAGAGGATTTAATTAAAAGGACCAATGAAATAGTACGAATTGGTACTTGGGAAATGATCCTAACTCAAAACAATTTGTATTGGTCTCCTATGACAAAAATCATCCATGATTTGGATGAGGATTATGAACCGGACCTTAAAAATGCTATCAATTTTTATAGGGAAGGATATTCTAGGAACTTAATTCAAAATAAGGTTGACTTGGCTATTAAGGGCAAAATTAACCATTTTGATATTGATACTCAGCTTATTACATCAAAAGGAAGATTAATTTGGGTGCGCGTTCAAGCTGAAACAGAATGGTTAAATGGAAAGCTTTTTCGAATATATGGGAGTATCCAAGACATAGATGAAAGGAAAAAAACAGAGCAAGAAATCATGGATGCCAAAATGCGTTATGAACTGGCTTCCAAAGCTTCTACCATTGGTGTTTGGGATTGGAATATTGAAAAAGATACGGTAGTCTGGGATGAAACCATGCAATTATTGAATAGGAGGAATATAGGTAATTCTAGTCATCATTATAACGAATGGTTGTTAGGGCTACACCCTGATGATCGTGAATCCCAAAACCTACAAATAAAAGAGGCTTTACTAGGCAAAAAAGACTACAACACACAGTTTAGAATAATATGGCCGGATTCGGAGGAGGTACGATTTATTAAAGCAGTGGCTTATATAGTCCGAAATAATTCAGGAAAACCGGTGAGAATGGTGGGGATCAATTATGATGTCACAGAGGAAGTTGCTTATAAATCAGAATTAGAAAGAGTTAACCGGGAAAGAGAGGAAATCTTGGAAAGTATTACTGATGGTTTTTTCTCTGTAGAAAAAGACTGGAAAGTAACCTACTGGAACAATGCAGCTGAAAGTATCTTAAAAATGCCCAAAGAAAGAATTGTAGGAAAAAATTTATGGGACATCTACGAAGATGCCAAAGAACTAAAGTTTTATAAGGAGTTTTCCTATTCCATGGAAACTAGACAAGAAAGACGATTTGTAGAATATTATCCTACAGTAGACATTTGGTTAGAGTGCTCAGCTTTTCCTAAAGAAAATGGACTTGTGGTTTACCTGAAAAACATAACCGGAAGAATTAAACAGCAAAAAAAATTGGCTGAAGTAAGGCTACTTCAAGAACATGTAATCAATAGTACAGAAGATTTAATTTATGCAATTGATAGAGAGTTTAGACTTATTATAGCCAACAACGCTTTTAATAAAGAAATGCAGGGCTTAGTAGGTAAAAAATATGAACTAGGGGAAATTGTTTTTGATACTAACGATGACGTAATCTTTAACTATTGGAGAGATCAATTTAGTAAAGTGCTTGAAGGTGAACAACAATTTTTTACTTATGAAACCAATAATGATATGGGAAATACCAAAACATTCCAAATTGGAATGTATCCAATAATTAACAATGATTCAGAGGAAAAAAGAATAACCGGAGTCGCTTGTTTTTCACGTGATATTACGGATAAAATAAAGCATATCAATGCTATCGAAAAACAAAATAAAAAACTAAAAGACATTGCTTGGAAACAATCTCACATAGTACGTGCTCCTGTAGCTAGAATAATGGGATTAATTAACCTTCAACAAGATATGCATTACACCGGTAAAGAGCTTGATGAGATTTTAAGTTATATTATGGCTTCCACCGAAGAATTGGATCAAATTATACGAGACATTTCAAGGAGTACCAACGAAAAGTAA
- a CDS encoding PAS domain-containing protein: MKNLKFKNILLISDDTKHYLLLNELFKEIEGNEHQLFRSKNIQEIPQNKFDIIFFALENVKDFNPEVVGEFHNLLGGIPIIVLTSNADLTGIDDILEQGVQDVLTIEHLDKLQLYKTLSIAYRNKNFKNKSSKKKETSNGPINTSPHKLYNLLFNESTLPKFLCRADDLSIVQCSKKATELLALSGKQVEYIYELFSDVEDSLIKNFTGTRPSKSNGSLQTIFYPKDKDSEPLSLHLTIQYIQNDEYPMLLLTCLDISELERTKESLNKGENRYQMVLQATNNVTWEYEIKEDRLEWSSNFTSLFGYKPEQLRNITSWAEKIHPVDLQSTLNDFNKALISMSNKWQANYRFQKADGNYAYVFEQCVFIRNPEGKAVKAFGAMQDVTKKKERQHQLSLMEKVVKSANDPILITEVDEINPAGPRIIFANDAFLNQTGYTKEEIIGKSPRILQGEKSNKKELKRLKKALTNGYPCRIETINYKKDGTEFWVEFSVVPISD; the protein is encoded by the coding sequence ATGAAAAATTTAAAATTTAAAAATATTTTATTGATATCAGATGATACAAAACATTATTTGTTATTGAATGAATTATTTAAAGAGATCGAAGGAAATGAACACCAACTTTTTAGAAGTAAAAATATTCAAGAAATACCTCAAAATAAATTTGACATTATATTTTTTGCTTTAGAAAACGTTAAGGATTTTAATCCTGAAGTTGTAGGTGAATTTCACAATTTACTAGGAGGAATTCCAATTATAGTTTTGACCTCCAACGCAGATTTAACAGGAATTGATGATATATTGGAACAGGGTGTGCAAGATGTATTGACAATAGAGCATTTGGATAAACTCCAATTGTATAAAACTTTGTCAATTGCTTACCGAAACAAAAATTTCAAAAATAAATCTTCAAAAAAGAAAGAAACCTCCAATGGCCCAATAAATACTTCACCTCATAAGCTATACAATTTACTTTTCAACGAAAGTACATTACCCAAATTTCTATGCAGAGCTGACGATTTATCTATCGTTCAATGTTCTAAAAAGGCAACAGAACTATTGGCATTGTCTGGTAAACAGGTTGAATATATATACGAACTTTTTTCAGATGTAGAGGATAGTTTAATTAAAAATTTCACTGGTACTCGACCTTCCAAAAGTAATGGATCTTTACAAACAATATTTTATCCAAAAGATAAAGATTCAGAACCCCTATCTCTACATCTTACCATACAATATATTCAAAATGACGAATACCCTATGCTCCTTTTGACTTGTCTTGATATTTCTGAACTTGAAAGAACAAAAGAATCACTAAATAAAGGTGAAAACCGTTATCAAATGGTGTTGCAAGCCACCAATAATGTTACTTGGGAGTATGAAATAAAAGAAGATAGACTAGAATGGAGTAGCAATTTCACATCCTTATTTGGTTATAAACCGGAACAACTTCGCAATATCACTAGCTGGGCAGAAAAAATACATCCTGTAGACCTGCAGTCAACATTGAATGATTTTAATAAGGCTTTAATCAGTATGAGTAACAAATGGCAAGCCAATTATAGGTTTCAGAAAGCGGATGGAAATTATGCCTATGTATTCGAACAATGTGTATTTATTAGAAACCCGGAAGGCAAGGCAGTTAAGGCATTTGGAGCCATGCAAGATGTTACCAAGAAAAAGGAAAGGCAGCATCAATTGAGTTTAATGGAAAAAGTGGTCAAAAGTGCCAATGATCCTATTTTAATCACAGAAGTTGATGAAATCAATCCTGCAGGACCTCGAATAATTTTTGCAAATGATGCTTTTTTAAATCAGACTGGGTATACAAAAGAAGAAATAATAGGAAAATCACCACGTATTTTACAAGGCGAAAAAAGTAACAAAAAAGAATTAAAAAGATTAAAGAAAGCATTGACCAATGGATATCCTTGTCGAATTGAGACAATTAATTATAAAAAAGATGGAACAGAATTTTGGGTTGAATTTTCAGTTGTGCCCATTTCGGATTAA
- a CDS encoding DnaJ C-terminal domain-containing protein: MEFIDYYKLLGINKSATPDEIKKAYRKMARKYHPDLNPDDKEAEKKFQAVNEANEVLSDPEKRKKYDLYGENWKNQEAYQNTGNGGGGRRQNQYSNADFEQAFRDGGFSDFFDSLFGAGARRSSSSNIKFKGQDLHATLELHLRDVLESDKRTLEINGKKIRLTIKAGVEDGQTIKIKNHGGDGVNGGPRGDLYITFKIAPDPEFKREGSDLHKEVPVDLYKAILGGDIIVSTLTGKVKLKVVPGTQNGTKVKLKGKGFPVYNKEGAFGDLYLTYLVKIPSKLTSEEKKLFEQLANLRNHE; the protein is encoded by the coding sequence ATGGAATTTATTGATTACTATAAACTATTGGGGATAAATAAATCGGCTACTCCTGATGAAATTAAAAAAGCCTATAGGAAAATGGCCAGAAAATACCATCCTGATCTCAACCCTGACGACAAAGAAGCTGAAAAGAAGTTTCAAGCCGTAAATGAGGCAAATGAAGTACTTAGCGATCCTGAAAAACGTAAAAAGTACGATTTATATGGTGAAAATTGGAAAAACCAAGAGGCTTATCAAAATACCGGTAATGGTGGGGGAGGAAGAAGGCAAAATCAATACAGTAATGCTGATTTTGAACAGGCCTTTAGGGATGGGGGATTTTCAGACTTTTTTGATTCCTTGTTTGGGGCCGGAGCAAGAAGGTCTTCCAGTTCAAACATTAAATTTAAAGGTCAAGACCTTCACGCTACTTTGGAGCTTCACCTAAGGGATGTGCTTGAATCCGATAAACGTACTTTAGAGATCAATGGAAAAAAAATCAGGTTAACCATCAAGGCAGGTGTTGAAGATGGACAAACCATAAAAATTAAAAATCATGGGGGTGATGGTGTAAATGGGGGGCCAAGGGGAGATTTGTACATCACTTTTAAAATAGCCCCAGACCCAGAATTTAAAAGAGAGGGTTCAGATTTACACAAAGAAGTACCAGTTGACTTATACAAAGCCATATTAGGAGGGGATATCATCGTTTCCACATTAACTGGAAAGGTGAAATTGAAAGTGGTTCCAGGAACTCAGAATGGTACTAAGGTGAAGCTCAAAGGTAAAGGTTTTCCCGTTTATAATAAGGAGGGAGCTTTTGGGGATTTGTATTTGACCTATTTGGTCAAAATACCTAGTAAACTTACTTCCGAGGAGAAAAAACTATTTGAACAATTGGCTAACCTTAGAAACCATGAATAA
- a CDS encoding chaperone modulator CbpM: MNNLSEEHVSLEQFCRSCNIESTFVYSLAEQDLCEIIIIEEKTYVLQEDLALLERLSRLHYDMEINMEGLYAIAHLQEKIESLKEEVRSLSRKLDRHQ; the protein is encoded by the coding sequence ATGAATAATTTAAGTGAAGAACATGTTTCATTGGAACAGTTTTGCCGATCCTGCAATATAGAATCGACCTTTGTCTATTCTTTAGCAGAGCAAGACTTGTGTGAAATCATTATTATCGAAGAAAAAACCTATGTTTTACAGGAGGATTTAGCACTGTTAGAAAGACTTTCTAGGCTACATTATGATATGGAAATAAACATGGAAGGTTTATATGCTATCGCTCATCTACAAGAAAAAATCGAAAGTCTAAAGGAAGAAGTAAGGTCCTTATCTAGAAAACTAGACAGACATCAATAA
- a CDS encoding sensor histidine kinase: MASRNFYFQLIIRVLLITVSALGSAYFIVTQWYSLGAALLLSIGFQTFVLITTINKTNRKIAYFFDAIRNEDFTLRFPEKVSIQSFKELNSSLNRVNQLIQDVQLQLQARERYYQEILKQIDIGIMTIDEKGHILFSNPFLEKLLNFRPLLHVKQLQQIDQKLFELIENLGPFEQKYYQLVNEREKNQLFFKAVPIKMEGKALLLVTVQDLHKELDEKETDSWVRLIRVLTHEIMNTITPITSISESLSNYYKIDETGELRWENLNEDQIKNTVKGLNVIRIQGEDLMDFVKSYRSFLDLPSPDKSLVQIKSLLDRLKVLMRMENSKQKVLINLLVEPEDLEFFLDEKQIAQVLINLFKNAIQSMQAKEDGILTIKAAINAQGRKYIEVKDNGPGIQADQIDEIFVPFFTTKQGGTGIGLSLSKQIMHLHGGSIRVHSTPGKETSFILTF, translated from the coding sequence ATGGCCAGCCGGAATTTCTATTTTCAATTGATCATCAGGGTACTTTTGATCACAGTATCAGCTTTAGGTTCGGCCTATTTTATTGTGACTCAATGGTACAGTTTGGGTGCTGCATTGTTATTAAGCATAGGTTTTCAAACTTTCGTCCTAATCACTACTATAAATAAGACCAATAGAAAAATAGCCTATTTTTTCGATGCTATTAGAAATGAAGATTTCACCCTTCGTTTTCCAGAAAAAGTTTCCATTCAATCCTTTAAAGAATTAAACAGCAGTTTAAACCGGGTAAACCAACTGATTCAGGATGTACAATTACAACTTCAGGCAAGGGAAAGGTATTACCAGGAAATTTTAAAGCAGATAGACATAGGCATTATGACCATTGATGAAAAAGGTCATATTCTTTTTTCAAATCCCTTTTTGGAAAAACTTCTCAACTTCAGACCACTTTTGCATGTCAAACAACTGCAACAAATTGATCAAAAATTATTTGAGTTAATTGAAAACCTTGGTCCTTTTGAACAAAAGTATTACCAATTGGTAAATGAGCGGGAAAAAAACCAATTGTTTTTCAAGGCTGTGCCCATTAAAATGGAAGGCAAAGCCTTGCTCCTAGTGACCGTACAGGATCTTCACAAAGAATTGGACGAAAAAGAAACCGATTCATGGGTACGCCTGATTAGGGTGCTTACCCATGAAATCATGAATACCATTACTCCTATTACCTCTATTTCAGAATCTTTATCAAATTACTATAAGATTGATGAAACCGGAGAGTTGAGATGGGAAAATTTAAATGAAGATCAAATAAAAAACACCGTTAAAGGATTAAATGTAATTCGTATTCAGGGAGAAGATTTAATGGACTTTGTTAAGTCTTATAGAAGCTTCCTTGATCTCCCAAGTCCGGACAAATCATTGGTACAAATAAAATCATTACTAGACCGATTGAAAGTATTGATGCGAATGGAAAATAGTAAGCAAAAGGTCTTAATTAATCTTTTGGTAGAACCTGAGGATTTAGAGTTTTTCTTGGATGAAAAACAAATTGCACAGGTATTGATCAACCTTTTCAAAAATGCCATTCAATCAATGCAGGCCAAAGAAGATGGTATACTGACAATAAAAGCAGCCATCAATGCCCAAGGCAGAAAATACATAGAAGTTAAAGACAATGGACCAGGTATTCAAGCGGATCAAATTGATGAAATATTTGTCCCCTTTTTTACTACCAAGCAAGGTGGAACAGGAATTGGCCTAAGTTTGTCCAAGCAGATAATGCATTTGCATGGAGGGAGCATTAGGGTACATTCCACTCCCGGTAAAGAAACTTCCTTTATACTGACCTTCTAA
- a CDS encoding sigma-54-dependent transcriptional regulator — translation MNTKMIDAKILVIDDNKSMLSALEILLQFEYKHVVTLNNPKQIPSYPGFSDIDIVLLDMNFSAGVNSGNEGLFWLNQIKEKAPYISVIMMTAYGSIDLAVKAIKNGAVDFILKPWSNERMLATVRSAYQLRKSQKQVIQLQKKEHNLKQVINQHNHAIIGQSEAIKNALKLTRKVAQTDVNVLVTGENGTGKELIAREIHRCSQRSNEIFIGVDMGSISETLFESELFGHSKGAFTDAKEERIGKFEAADGGTLFLDEIGNLSLKMQTKLLSAIQNRTIVRVGSNKPVPVDIRLICATNCDLEKMVSDGLFREDLMYRINTIHVDVPPLRKRGEDILVLCQYFLEKFMHKYGKPGLRINQSSEEKLLKYKWPGNVRELQHTMERAVILSEGNVLKPSDFFLNSAAISSFDSFPGSLEEMEALMIENTLKKCDGNYTLAAERLGISRQTLYNKIKKIRD, via the coding sequence TTGAATACAAAAATGATCGATGCTAAAATTCTGGTGATTGATGATAACAAAAGCATGTTGAGTGCTTTGGAGATCTTATTACAGTTTGAATACAAACATGTAGTAACACTAAACAATCCCAAGCAGATACCATCTTATCCAGGATTTTCTGATATAGACATTGTTTTATTGGACATGAATTTTTCCGCGGGAGTCAATTCTGGCAATGAAGGGCTTTTTTGGCTCAATCAGATCAAAGAAAAAGCTCCTTACATCTCAGTAATAATGATGACTGCCTATGGCTCCATAGACCTTGCCGTCAAAGCAATTAAAAATGGTGCTGTAGATTTTATTTTAAAACCCTGGAGCAATGAACGCATGCTGGCAACTGTCAGATCAGCATACCAACTCAGAAAGTCCCAAAAGCAAGTCATCCAACTTCAAAAAAAAGAACACAACCTCAAACAAGTCATAAACCAACATAACCATGCTATAATAGGGCAATCCGAAGCCATTAAAAACGCTTTAAAACTGACTCGGAAAGTAGCTCAGACAGATGTCAATGTTTTGGTAACCGGAGAAAATGGTACGGGTAAAGAGTTAATAGCAAGAGAAATTCACAGGTGTTCGCAAAGAAGTAATGAAATATTTATAGGAGTAGATATGGGGTCCATTTCAGAGACTCTGTTTGAAAGTGAGCTGTTTGGTCACTCAAAAGGAGCCTTTACAGATGCCAAAGAAGAACGTATAGGTAAATTTGAGGCGGCTGATGGTGGTACCTTATTTCTAGATGAGATTGGAAATCTTTCTTTGAAAATGCAAACCAAATTACTTTCCGCCATTCAAAACAGAACCATAGTAAGAGTAGGCTCAAATAAGCCAGTGCCAGTGGATATAAGGCTTATATGTGCGACTAATTGTGATCTTGAAAAAATGGTTAGTGATGGGCTTTTTAGGGAGGATTTAATGTATAGAATCAATACCATTCACGTAGACGTCCCTCCTTTAAGAAAAAGAGGTGAAGACATTCTGGTATTGTGTCAATATTTCTTGGAAAAATTCATGCACAAATACGGGAAACCGGGTTTGCGCATCAATCAATCTTCGGAGGAAAAATTGCTGAAATACAAATGGCCAGGAAATGTTAGGGAATTGCAACATACCATGGAAAGAGCCGTGATCCTAAGTGAAGGAAATGTGTTAAAACCATCCGACTTTTTCCTAAATTCAGCAGCCATCTCTTCATTTGACTCTTTCCCCGGTTCATTAGAAGAAATGGAAGCCTTGATGATAGAAAACACACTCAAAAAATGTGATGGAAATTATACGCTAGCAGCTGAACGATTGGGTATATCCAGACAAACTTTATACAATAAAATAAAAAAAATCAGAGACTGA